The Fulvivirga ligni genome window below encodes:
- a CDS encoding SDR family oxidoreductase: MEKSKVWYITGASKGLGLSLTKQLLRKGQKVAATSRKADALSEQVGEEYGSQFLPLEVDLTSESSIRASMKAVINHFGSIDVVVNNAGYGTGGALEELDQKEIHQSFEVNFFAVIKVIQQVLPYMRKQQSGHIFNISSIAGFAPGTGWSVYGAAKAAINGLSEGLANELKPFGVVVTIVSPGWFRTSFAKEDSIELSRKQISDYAHVRSAHEKFKSTDGNQIGDPEKVADVLLSIISSTNPPINIFLGSDAYARASSKIGELVKDNERWKHLSFSTDF, translated from the coding sequence ATGGAAAAATCAAAAGTATGGTATATCACCGGGGCTTCGAAAGGGCTTGGGTTATCTTTAACGAAACAGCTATTACGAAAAGGCCAAAAAGTGGCTGCAACCAGTAGAAAGGCAGACGCATTATCGGAGCAGGTGGGAGAAGAATATGGCTCTCAGTTTTTACCACTAGAGGTAGATCTGACCAGTGAATCATCTATCCGGGCATCAATGAAAGCCGTAATAAATCACTTTGGAAGTATTGATGTGGTGGTAAATAATGCAGGGTATGGAACTGGGGGAGCCTTGGAGGAGTTGGATCAGAAGGAGATCCATCAGAGCTTTGAAGTTAATTTTTTTGCCGTAATAAAAGTGATACAGCAAGTGCTTCCTTACATGAGAAAGCAGCAAAGTGGTCACATTTTTAATATCTCATCCATAGCAGGTTTTGCTCCTGGCACCGGTTGGTCTGTATATGGTGCTGCCAAAGCAGCCATAAATGGTCTGTCTGAAGGTCTGGCCAATGAATTGAAACCATTCGGTGTAGTTGTCACTATAGTTTCTCCGGGCTGGTTCAGAACCAGTTTTGCAAAGGAGGACTCCATCGAGCTCAGTAGAAAACAGATTTCTGACTATGCACATGTCAGATCAGCGCATGAGAAGTTCAAATCAACAGATGGTAATCAAATAGGAGATCCTGAGAAGGTAGCTGACGTTCTGCTCAGTATCATCTCATCAACAAATCCGCCTATTAATATATTTTTGGGGAGCGATGCATATGCCAGAGCTTCTAGTAAAATAGGTGAACTAGTTAAAGATAATGAGAGATGGAAACACCTATCGTTTTCTACGGATTTTTAA